The uncultured Mailhella sp. genome segment TTTTCGGCATTTCCGGGGCTGCCGCGGCCCGCATTCTTCATCTTCCCCGCTTCTGCCCGAAATCCTCCTGACGCCTTCTCCGCCTGCCGCTCCGAACGCGCCGTCGGAACAAGGGCGCGAAGCGCTTGCGCCCTCACGCCTGACGTCCTATCCTGAAAGAGCCGGGATCTGATGAGTCCGGCTCTTTTTTGCGTCTGAAAAGTCAGGCTCCGGCCTTTTCATGGACGCTCAAGCCCCGTGAAAAGAGGCCGCGCTTCCCCCCGTGCGCAGGAGGCATGCGACGCCTTTTCCCCCTGAACGCCCCTTCCGCCGCGAACCTCCGCATTCCCGGTAGGAAACATCGGAAAATTTTTCAGAATCCGCAAAAAATTTTTCCGATGTAAGGAGCGTGTAAGTTTCCGATGCTTTACTGTCCTCAAGTGGAAAAGGCAACAACGAAAAATCAAAACATATACTCTACGGAGGCTTTCTTATGACCATGCATCCCGCTCTCCTGAACGACCGTCGTTCTTCCGATTCTTCCCGCAAGTCCCGTCTTCCTCTGGCTCTCGCCGCGGCCCTTGCCCTCAGCCTCACCCTCGGCGTTTCCGGCGCTCTTGCCAAGGGTCCCGACGGAGGCTACATGCAGGGAGGAGGCTACACCGGCCCCGGCCCCGCCCTCAGCACCGTGAAGCAGGCCAAGGACATGCGCGACGACACCCCCGTCACGCTCAGAGGCCACATCATCCGTCACCTCGGCGACGAACGCTACGTGTTTGAAGACCAGACCGGCACCATCAACGTGGAAATCGATCACAAGCGCTGGAGAGGCCAGAACGTGGGTCCCAACGACCTCGTGGAAATCTCCGGCGAAGTGGAAAAGGACTGGCGTGAGCTGGAAATCGACGTCAAGAGCATCGTGAAGAAGTAACAGTCACGCGGCGCGCTCCGCCAAAGGAGCGCGCCGGAAACCCAAGGAGCACCATGCGCGTTCTTCTCATCGAGGATGACATTCTCATAGGCAACGGACTCAAAATGGGCCTGCCCGCCATGGGCTTTGCCGTGGACTGGTTCAAGGAAGGACAGCTCGGCATGAAGGCTCTTGCCTCGGCGGAATACGACGCCGTCATTCTCGATCTCGGGCTCCCCGGCATGGACGGACTCGACATTCTGAAAACGTGGCGAGCGTCGGGACAGGACGTGCCGGTGCTCGTGCTCACCGCGCGGGACGCCATCAGTCAGCGCGTGGAAGGACTCAATCTCGGCGCGGACGACTATCTCGGCAAGCCCTTTGATCTGGACGAGGTGGCCGCCAGACTGCGCGCTCTCGTGCGTCGCAGGCACGGCGTTTCCTCGCCGCAGCTTGTCCACGGCGCGGTCAGCTTCGATCCGCTCACGCGCACGGTTTCGCTGAACGGACAGCCCGTGGCCCTGGGGCAGAAGGAAGTCATGCTCGTGGAGCTGCTCCTGCTCAACAAGCACAGCGTGCTTTCCCGCAGCGCCATTGAAGAAAAACTCTATCCCTGGGGCGAGGAAGTCAGCAGCAATTCCGTGGAAGTGCTGGTGCACCGCCTGCGCCGCAAGCTGGGGTCGGGCTTCATCAAAACCGTGCATTCCGTGGGCTACACCCTGGGAGACGCCTCATGACACCTCCTGAACATGTGGAAACGCGTTTCGGCAAGGTCGGAAGTTTCTGCCGCCGCATCGCTTCGGCGACGGGACAAAAAGCTTCCGACTTTTTTGTTCGCGGCCTCCGGCTGACCGACAGACTCTGGAACCGCATTCTTTCCCTGCCCGTCAGCCGCAAGAGCCTGCGACTGCGGCTGAGCCTGTTCTTTTCGCTGTTCATGCTCACGGCGTGGCTGGCCGCCGCCCTGTTCAGCTGGCATACGTGCCGCAGCTACATCAATGAATTTTTCGACTCCCAGCAGATGCTCGTGGCGCGAACGCTGGCCGTGGCCGATTTCACGCGCGCGCCGGACGAGCTGCCCCACATCGGCGACATGCTGCCGGGAGTCAAGAAAAAGGGCATCGGCAAGCTTGAAGACGAAGCCATCGCCTTCGCCATTTTCTCTCCTGAAGGCGAACGCCTTCTCTCCGACGGTCAGAAAGGCCGACGTTTCCCGTTTGAAGGCTCGCGCCGGGGCTTCGTCAACGAACCGCTGATCCATGACGACGATATCTGGCGCATTCTGTGGATGGATTCCAGCGACGGGCGCCACGTCATCGCCGTGGGACAGGAAGAGGAATACCGCAGCGACATGGCGCTCGAAATGCTGGAAGGTCAGATTCTGCCGTGGCTGATTCTTCTGCCCGTGCTTCTGGCCGGGCTCTTCGTTCTGCTCACGAGGGAGCTTGCACCCCTGCGCAGCATGGCCGCGGCGCTGCGTTCCCGCGATCCGGAAGACACCTCGGCGCTTGATCTGAGCCGCATGCCCTCCGAAGCCCTGCCCATGGCGGAATCGCTGAACGGCTTTTTCGCCCGCACCAAGGACATGCTGACAAGGGAGCGCTCCTTCATTTCCGACGCCGCGCACGAACTGCGCACGCCCCTCGCCGGACTCCGCATTCAGGCGCAGGTGGCGGCCCAGCCCGGCATGGCGGCCGAAACAAGAATGGAGGCGCTCTCCTTCCTGCGTCAGGGCATAGACCGCTGCTCCCGCCTCATCGATCAGCTTCTCGCCCTCTCCCGGCTCGAAGCCTCGCACATGCCCGGCTCCAGTCCCTCGCCGAGAGACCTTGCGCTCTCCCACGTGGTCTGGAGCGAACTTCTGGCGGACTATCTGCCGTCCTACCGATCGCGGCTCGAATCCTCAAATCTGCGGCTCGAATCGCAGCTCTCCTCGCTCAACGCCGGAGTTCAGGGCAACGCCGCCCTGCTCTCCATGCTTCTGCGCAATCTTCTGGAAAACGCCGCCGCCTACACGCCGAGCGGCGGCCTCATCCGCGTGACGCTGGAACACGACCGCCTCACCGTGCAGAACGACTGCGCCTCTCTGCCGGAAGAATACGTGGCGAGGCTCGGCGAACGCTTTTTCCGCCCGCCCGGACAGGAAAAATCCGGCAGCGGCCTCGGCATCTCCATTGTGCGGCGCATTGCGTCCATCCACGGTTTCCGGCTGAACATCAGCATGGAAAAAGACGCCGTCGGCTTTTCTCCCTGCTCCTTCAAGGCCGAACTGCGCTGGTAGCCCGCCCTGCGGTTGCGCCTGCCGGGCAGCAAAAAACGGTCGTCGGCCTGCACGAAAATAAAAAACACCGGCGTGATTTCCCGAAACAGGGAACTCGCGCCGGTGGCGTCAACGAAGATCTGCGCCGTTACGGCATGGGCATCAGGCGGAATCCGACCCGAGGAACCGTTTTCAGAATCGGTTTGTTCCGAAGCTCCAGATTGCTCCGCAAAATATGAATGTAGGTGCGCAGCGCGTCGCTGTTGGGCGGCGTGTCGCCGTAGAGCGCGCTTTGAAGCTCGCTGCGCGTCACCACGTTGGGAGCGGCCTTCATCAGCCGGGCCAGCAGGGTGAAGGCCATGGGCGGCAGGTGCAGACTTCTGCCGTCGCAGGTGACGGTGTGCGCCTGCGAATCCAGCTCAATGCCCGCCCAGCTCAGCTTCATCGAGGAAAAATGCGCCTTGGCCAGACGTATGGACGCCAGCACCCGCGCTTCCAGTTCCAGCAGATGCAGCGGACTGGTCACGATGTCGTCGGCCCCGCTGTTCAGATACATGGGCAGGTTTTCCAGCGTATTCTCCGGCGCGAGCAGAATGATGGGACAGCTCACGTTTTCCAGCCGCAGACAGGTGTACAGGGGAATGCCGTTCTGATCGCTGAAGCGCGCGTCGAGAATGAGCGCGTCGTACGAGAAGGTTTTCAGGCAGTTGCGCACCTCGTCGCTGTCCGCGGCGCTGTCGAGCTGATAGCCCATAGGCTCCAGGTACGCGAAAATATTCTTCATTATCGACGCATCGGAAACGCCGACAAGCAGATGAAGGTCGGGGACGGAAAGCTGTTTTTTTAGGCTGTACAGCATGGAGCAGCTCCCTGATCGGCTATGATATGAAAAAAAGGAGGAGGCTGCCGAAAAAAAACTGACCGGTCTATGCAGGAACACGCTGCTGACAATTCGTACTCAAGGCAGGTCTGTGGCTGAAATATTAGGCTATGGTCTGATATTCGTCAAGATTTCCGAAGTCGACACAGGCAACAATCCTGAAAAGGCATGTTTCTTGTCCGCAATTTTGGAACAGTCATAAAAAAAACAGCGTGACTTGCAAAGAGCTTCAACAGATGTCGCACATGGATTCCGGCGATATTACCCCGCCTGCGCGATGCAAATAGCCGCCGGCACGTTCTCCACGCGGAGAAAAACAGGCTCCGCGCCCGGTGGGGCGTTCATCCGCCGCTCGCCGCCTCAGAGAGAAAAAGCCGCTTCGCCCGGAGTCGCGACATCGCACCGGCATCGAGTAGAAAAAACGGGAGGGAATACACATTCCCTCCCGCACCATACTCCATCCGGGCGGACTACGTCCGCGTCGGATTAGAACTTGTAGGCAAAGCTGAGAGCGGTGCTCCAGCCGTCCTTGCCGATCTTCTTGCCTTCGGCCCATTCGCTGTGATCAGCGCGATCGTAATCGGTGATCATGTAGGCGAGTTCGAGGCAGGCGGTCAGGTTCTTGTAGATCTTGTAGGTATTGGCCAGGTTGAATTCAACCACGGTGTCGGAGGTGGTCATGTATTCCCAGGGAGAGAGTTCACTGGCCCAGACGTTGTCTTTGTTGGTACCCTTGAACATGGTCACGGTGAACTTGTGGTTCAGGTTTTCCATGAAGGAAACGTCTTCCACGCCGACCTGCACGCCCCAGGTGCCCGCTATGTTGTGACGGGTGGTGGTGTCGTACAGCGCGAATTCGCCGGAGCTGTAGCCGATGGTGGGATGGAAGCGGCCGTTGAAGGTGGGAATCCAGTCCTGACGGGCGTACTGCACGTTACGATCGTCGCCGGAACCGTACCAGGCGCCCACAATGGGCGTGCCGTAGGCGGTCTTGTAGGAAGCCTTGCCCTGAACGTACCAGCCTTCGCGATCCTTCAGAGATTCGGTGCCGAAGGAGTCTGCCTTGCCGGTGGTCTTGTCGGTGTAGCTGAACAGGCCGTCGCCTTCGTAGTTGATGAAGCCGTAAGCGCCGGAGAGCTTCAGCACGAAGGGATCAAAATAGGTCAGCATGGCGGAAGCGCCAGCCCAGAAGGCGTTGCCGTCGGAGGAGAGCACGCCGAGTTCGTCGTTGGGGCCGCCGGCGCCGGCATAGTTGGCGTCGGTGGAAGCGCCGATGTTCGCGCCCTTGTCGAGAGCGGCGTACATCACATAGGGCGTGAAGGAGAAGCCGTCGAACTTGAAGGCCGCAGCCAAGGAGAAGAAGTCGGACTTCTGAGATTTGTCGGTGTCGTAATCCACGCCGCCGGCGCCCTTGGCGGGAGCGTAGGCGCCGCGCACCCAGAAGGCGGTCAGATCAAGCCAGTCGGCCACGGGAGAGGTCACGACTACGCCGTCGCGGCCCTGCCAGCCGGGATGCATGATGGCGTTCTTGCCGAAGGCGTCTTCAGGCAGACCGATGAGCTGACGGCCCATGCGCACCTTGACGTCGGTCTGGGGAATCATCCAGTCCACATAAGCCTGACGCATGCCGATTCTGGTGCTGTTGCCGGAAGTATCCGCGCCCCAGTCGTAGATACCGGTGCTGTTCGGGCTGGTGCCGACCTGAACCTGGAAGTAACCGGAGAGGTCTTCGCTGGCGGTAAGGGTCATGCCGAGACGCAGACGCTGACCGGCGTTGTCGAAGTTGTCGCCGGTGGCGACGCGTTCGCCGAGAGCAAAGTTGAAGAGATATTCACCGTCCATCTTCA includes the following:
- a CDS encoding NirD/YgiW/YdeI family stress tolerance protein, coding for MTMHPALLNDRRSSDSSRKSRLPLALAAALALSLTLGVSGALAKGPDGGYMQGGGYTGPGPALSTVKQAKDMRDDTPVTLRGHIIRHLGDERYVFEDQTGTINVEIDHKRWRGQNVGPNDLVEISGEVEKDWRELEIDVKSIVKK
- a CDS encoding response regulator — translated: MRVLLIEDDILIGNGLKMGLPAMGFAVDWFKEGQLGMKALASAEYDAVILDLGLPGMDGLDILKTWRASGQDVPVLVLTARDAISQRVEGLNLGADDYLGKPFDLDEVAARLRALVRRRHGVSSPQLVHGAVSFDPLTRTVSLNGQPVALGQKEVMLVELLLLNKHSVLSRSAIEEKLYPWGEEVSSNSVEVLVHRLRRKLGSGFIKTVHSVGYTLGDAS
- a CDS encoding ATP-binding protein, encoding MTPPEHVETRFGKVGSFCRRIASATGQKASDFFVRGLRLTDRLWNRILSLPVSRKSLRLRLSLFFSLFMLTAWLAAALFSWHTCRSYINEFFDSQQMLVARTLAVADFTRAPDELPHIGDMLPGVKKKGIGKLEDEAIAFAIFSPEGERLLSDGQKGRRFPFEGSRRGFVNEPLIHDDDIWRILWMDSSDGRHVIAVGQEEEYRSDMALEMLEGQILPWLILLPVLLAGLFVLLTRELAPLRSMAAALRSRDPEDTSALDLSRMPSEALPMAESLNGFFARTKDMLTRERSFISDAAHELRTPLAGLRIQAQVAAQPGMAAETRMEALSFLRQGIDRCSRLIDQLLALSRLEASHMPGSSPSPRDLALSHVVWSELLADYLPSYRSRLESSNLRLESQLSSLNAGVQGNAALLSMLLRNLLENAAAYTPSGGLIRVTLEHDRLTVQNDCASLPEEYVARLGERFFRPPGQEKSGSGLGISIVRRIASIHGFRLNISMEKDAVGFSPCSFKAELRW
- a CDS encoding response regulator transcription factor is translated as MLYSLKKQLSVPDLHLLVGVSDASIMKNIFAYLEPMGYQLDSAADSDEVRNCLKTFSYDALILDARFSDQNGIPLYTCLRLENVSCPIILLAPENTLENLPMYLNSGADDIVTSPLHLLELEARVLASIRLAKAHFSSMKLSWAGIELDSQAHTVTCDGRSLHLPPMAFTLLARLMKAAPNVVTRSELQSALYGDTPPNSDALRTYIHILRSNLELRNKPILKTVPRVGFRLMPMP
- a CDS encoding outer membrane homotrimeric porin, whose amino-acid sequence is MKKLTTLLLAAGMVFAATAPASAVDMKMDGEYLFNFALGERVATGDNFDNAGQRLRLGMTLTASEDLSGYFQVQVGTSPNSTGIYDWGADTSGNSTRIGMRQAYVDWMIPQTDVKVRMGRQLIGLPEDAFGKNAIMHPGWQGRDGVVVTSPVADWLDLTAFWVRGAYAPAKGAGGVDYDTDKSQKSDFFSLAAAFKFDGFSFTPYVMYAALDKGANIGASTDANYAGAGGPNDELGVLSSDGNAFWAGASAMLTYFDPFVLKLSGAYGFINYEGDGLFSYTDKTTGKADSFGTESLKDREGWYVQGKASYKTAYGTPIVGAWYGSGDDRNVQYARQDWIPTFNGRFHPTIGYSSGEFALYDTTTRHNIAGTWGVQVGVEDVSFMENLNHKFTVTMFKGTNKDNVWASELSPWEYMTTSDTVVEFNLANTYKIYKNLTACLELAYMITDYDRADHSEWAEGKKIGKDGWSTALSFAYKF